A region of Maridesulfovibrio sp. DNA encodes the following proteins:
- a CDS encoding YigZ family protein, translating to MANQAYPVPRKSTRTEETIKKSRFICDIKPVSSREEAKEFIAAIKKEFPDARHHCSAFIAGPPQTGDMGMSDDGEPQGTAGKPMLQVLQGSGIGDIAVVVTRYFGGIKLGTGGLLRAYSGAVQQGLEALEVVMKVPMRILTLEISYAQEGMLRRMLDEFRAEIEEQSFGASLIFTLIMPSDQVEAFSARIVEDTNGTAELLIEEEDIWK from the coding sequence ATGGCCAACCAAGCATATCCTGTTCCCCGTAAAAGTACCCGTACGGAAGAAACCATCAAAAAAAGCAGATTCATTTGTGATATCAAGCCGGTTAGCAGCCGGGAAGAAGCCAAAGAATTCATTGCAGCCATAAAAAAAGAATTCCCTGATGCCCGGCACCACTGCTCTGCTTTTATAGCCGGTCCGCCTCAGACCGGCGATATGGGCATGAGTGATGACGGAGAACCGCAAGGCACTGCAGGCAAACCCATGCTGCAGGTTCTTCAGGGAAGCGGTATAGGAGACATCGCCGTAGTAGTGACAAGATATTTCGGTGGGATAAAGCTCGGGACCGGAGGACTGTTGCGGGCATATTCCGGAGCAGTACAGCAGGGGTTGGAAGCTCTGGAAGTAGTCATGAAAGTACCCATGCGCATCCTCACCCTTGAGATTTCATATGCGCAGGAAGGCATGCTGCGGCGCATGCTCGATGAATTCCGGGCTGAAATCGAAGAACAATCATTCGGGGCCAGCCTGATATTTACACTGATCATGCCTTCGGATCAGGTGGAAGCGTTCAGCGCCAGAATTGTAGAAGACACTAACGGCACGGCTGAATTACTGATAGAAGAGGAAGATATCTGGAAATAA
- a CDS encoding PLP-dependent aminotransferase family protein, with protein sequence MPVKFADRMATVHRSFIREILKVTEDASIISFAGGLPNPELFPVADLEAAAVKVMRESGPQSMQYSTTEGFQPLRQYIADRYLEKKGIEVDAEEILITAGSQQCLDLLGKVFLNAGDNVLIERPGYLGAIQSFSIFQSNFFTVGLEEDGPDLNELEKVLDQNEAKMFYAVTNFQNPSGLTYSAKKRQGVADILKNRSILFVEDDPYGELRFMGDFEKPVVRGYLEDDGILLGSFSKVAAPGFRLGWMVCSGEVRDKLIIAKQASDLHTSTFAQRVMHQFVTDNPLDDHIEKIRERYGNQRSAMVRAIEEYFPAEVEVTRPEGGMFLWVTLPENMSSMDLFEEAIKNKVAFVPGRPFYVDGSGENTFRLNFSNSDEEHIEEGIKRLGAGIKDFLSKA encoded by the coding sequence ATGCCCGTAAAATTTGCTGACCGTATGGCTACAGTACACAGGTCTTTTATCCGTGAGATTCTTAAAGTTACGGAAGATGCATCAATTATTTCTTTTGCGGGCGGTTTGCCCAATCCTGAACTTTTTCCAGTGGCTGACCTTGAAGCGGCAGCAGTAAAAGTCATGCGTGAAAGCGGACCGCAATCAATGCAGTATTCCACTACAGAGGGTTTCCAGCCCCTGCGTCAGTATATTGCGGACCGGTACCTTGAGAAAAAGGGTATTGAGGTTGATGCTGAAGAAATCCTGATTACTGCCGGTTCACAACAATGTCTTGATCTGCTGGGAAAGGTTTTTCTCAATGCCGGGGATAATGTCCTTATTGAGCGTCCCGGTTATCTCGGCGCAATTCAGTCTTTTTCCATTTTTCAGTCAAATTTTTTTACCGTCGGGCTTGAAGAAGACGGTCCAGATCTCAACGAACTGGAAAAGGTTCTTGATCAGAATGAAGCCAAAATGTTCTATGCGGTAACTAACTTTCAGAATCCATCCGGGTTGACCTACAGTGCTAAAAAGCGTCAGGGCGTTGCAGACATACTCAAAAACCGCTCTATCCTTTTTGTAGAGGATGATCCTTATGGAGAGTTGCGTTTCATGGGTGACTTTGAAAAGCCTGTTGTGCGTGGATATCTCGAGGATGACGGTATTCTGCTCGGGTCTTTTTCAAAAGTTGCAGCTCCCGGATTCCGCCTAGGCTGGATGGTCTGTTCCGGTGAAGTGCGCGATAAGCTGATTATCGCCAAGCAGGCCTCGGACCTGCATACCAGCACCTTTGCACAAAGGGTGATGCATCAGTTTGTTACTGATAATCCACTGGATGATCATATTGAAAAGATTCGCGAGCGCTATGGAAACCAGCGTTCAGCAATGGTCCGGGCCATTGAGGAATATTTTCCTGCCGAAGTTGAAGTTACCCGTCCTGAAGGGGGAATGTTTCTTTGGGTAACACTGCCGGAGAACATGTCTTCCATGGATCTTTTTGAAGAGGCCATCAAAAACAAGGTTGCCTTTGTTCCTGGACGCCCTTTCTATGTTGACGGCAGTGGAGAGAATACGTTCCGGTTGAACTTTTCCAACTCCGATGAGGAACACATCGAGGAAGGTATTAAAAGGCTAGGTGCTGGGATCAAGGACTTCTTGAGCAAAGCATAG
- a CDS encoding LysR family transcriptional regulator, with product MNKTNLTRMDLNLLVILDTIFSERNLTMAGKKLFMTQSAVSHALSKLRQHFDDRLFIRRGNIMEPTPLCKTIHRNISPCLKAIIQSLADRGEFEPASSKRTFCLGLSDYLCRLLLPGILLILEQEAPDISIRILQTTYEQRTEMLQNGKLDIFVGCTRDYGAGVLKEKLFEDREVCVVRDGHPIKGRVMEEEEMADSEFVALSLSESGLGFLEDYLYRKGVQRKIKVVLQQETVIPSLVEHSDLVGSVAQRLAEIYADKKRLRIVRMPLENTVFDVFQHWHTLNDNDPAQRWMRTVIRKVAETLPPLGI from the coding sequence ATGAACAAAACGAATCTTACCAGAATGGACCTCAACCTGCTGGTCATACTGGACACCATCTTTTCCGAGCGCAACCTGACCATGGCCGGGAAAAAACTTTTCATGACCCAGTCAGCAGTCAGTCATGCCCTTTCCAAACTGCGCCAACATTTTGATGATCGCCTTTTTATACGCCGCGGCAATATCATGGAACCTACCCCGCTATGCAAAACAATACACCGCAACATATCTCCCTGCCTGAAAGCAATCATCCAATCTCTTGCCGACCGTGGTGAATTTGAACCAGCTTCATCTAAACGTACTTTCTGTCTTGGACTGAGTGACTACCTGTGCAGACTGCTTCTGCCCGGAATTTTATTAATACTGGAGCAGGAAGCCCCGGATATATCTATTCGCATTTTACAGACAACATACGAACAGCGGACTGAAATGCTCCAGAACGGAAAACTGGATATTTTTGTGGGCTGTACGAGAGATTACGGAGCGGGAGTTCTTAAAGAAAAATTATTTGAAGACAGGGAAGTATGCGTTGTTCGCGACGGGCACCCCATCAAAGGCAGGGTAATGGAAGAAGAGGAAATGGCCGATAGTGAATTTGTCGCCCTTTCCCTTTCCGAATCAGGTTTGGGCTTTCTGGAGGATTACCTCTACCGCAAAGGGGTACAACGAAAAATAAAAGTTGTACTCCAGCAGGAGACAGTTATTCCGTCTCTGGTGGAGCATTCAGACCTTGTGGGCAGCGTGGCCCAACGTCTGGCTGAAATCTACGCAGACAAGAAAAGGTTGAGGATAGTGAGGATGCCGCTGGAGAACACTGTTTTTGATGTATTCCAGCACTGGCATACCCTAAATGATAACGATCCGGCCCAGAGATGGATGCGTACAGTTATCAGAAAAGTTGCGGAGACATTACCGCCCTTGGGCATTTAA
- a CDS encoding DVU0772 family protein gives MGSLRDYKNWDIDWEMTPEDAVTLYLEWGNHPWDSKFAPVTSKNDYTNYFTVYLWDDKPRVLFVRRNSEEARELMSIELPRDIAERFKKSVGGLKGNYPVNAEVREWIETQMNN, from the coding sequence ATGGGAAGCTTAAGAGACTATAAGAATTGGGACATTGATTGGGAAATGACCCCTGAAGATGCTGTAACCCTGTACCTTGAGTGGGGTAACCATCCTTGGGATTCAAAGTTTGCTCCGGTAACCTCCAAGAATGACTATACAAATTATTTCACCGTATACCTGTGGGATGACAAGCCGAGAGTGCTGTTTGTACGCAGAAATTCGGAAGAAGCACGTGAACTGATGAGCATTGAGCTGCCCAGAGACATTGCAGAAAGGTTCAAGAAGTCTGTAGGCGGCCTGAAGGGAAATTATCCCGTAAATGCCGAAGTCAGAGAATGGATTGAAACACAGATGAATAATTAG
- a CDS encoding bacteriohemerythrin: MHAKLKLTLSIIIIFLTTMASVAMAAFYPQAGFSYLQIVFLCLALAATIMAFVSLNSGLSGQLETLNKYLVELSKGKKEASLPAALDDEIMNVAKKSGEAVHTLAEKFLNAQNESDSLRSQLATAETEIEKCQKELAKQKDVLESINKSAANAGGISGKLFAGIEELSAQVNQVNSGMELQRDRITETATAMEEMNSTVLEVAQNAGLAASSSAQSKDNAVHGAQGVFEAIQSFEQIKETILNLKETMGTLGEQADNIGQIMTVITDIADQTNLLALNAAIEAARAGEAGRGFAVVADEVRKLAEKTMDATKGVGEAVSKIQDNARENIAAVESAAEDIVNSTEAAAKSGELMEAIVGIVDETNTQVESIAAASEEQSAASEEINMAISDVARVASETSEGMSASAHALNEIASVVEELDSIVQGISSGRIVDTSSGKIVEWSDDLSVHVRTIDEHHMTLLDLINELYRAMRQRKADTVIGEVAERLLEYTIYHFGYEEKIFDKHGYPEKEPHKKLHKTFIQKIADFKKDVDAGKVTSSTEIIRFLKDWLIKHIMVVDAKYTDFMHEHGYH; this comes from the coding sequence ATGCACGCCAAGTTAAAATTAACATTATCTATCATCATAATTTTTCTAACTACTATGGCTTCGGTTGCCATGGCTGCTTTTTACCCCCAAGCAGGCTTTTCATACTTGCAGATAGTTTTCCTTTGTCTTGCTCTAGCAGCCACTATAATGGCTTTTGTCTCCCTTAATTCCGGCCTTTCAGGTCAGTTGGAAACCTTGAACAAATATCTGGTTGAGCTGAGCAAAGGCAAGAAGGAGGCATCCCTCCCTGCCGCACTGGACGACGAAATAATGAACGTAGCAAAAAAATCAGGGGAAGCTGTTCATACTCTCGCGGAAAAATTCCTCAACGCCCAAAATGAATCAGACTCTCTGCGTTCACAGCTGGCTACGGCTGAGACAGAAATTGAAAAATGCCAAAAAGAACTTGCTAAGCAAAAAGATGTCCTTGAATCCATCAATAAATCTGCTGCCAATGCGGGAGGCATTTCCGGAAAACTCTTTGCCGGGATTGAAGAACTCAGCGCACAGGTCAACCAGGTCAACTCCGGAATGGAACTGCAAAGGGACCGCATCACCGAAACAGCCACTGCAATGGAAGAAATGAACAGCACTGTTCTGGAAGTTGCACAGAACGCAGGACTTGCTGCCAGCAGTTCCGCCCAGTCCAAAGACAACGCTGTTCACGGAGCTCAAGGTGTTTTCGAAGCAATTCAGTCTTTTGAGCAAATTAAAGAAACCATCCTCAACCTCAAAGAAACCATGGGAACCCTCGGTGAGCAGGCGGACAATATCGGCCAGATCATGACCGTTATTACCGACATTGCCGACCAGACCAACCTGCTGGCCCTGAACGCAGCTATTGAAGCCGCAAGAGCAGGCGAAGCCGGGCGCGGATTCGCGGTTGTTGCCGACGAAGTCCGCAAGCTGGCGGAGAAAACCATGGATGCCACCAAAGGTGTCGGCGAAGCAGTTTCCAAAATTCAGGATAATGCCCGCGAGAACATAGCAGCAGTTGAATCTGCAGCAGAGGATATTGTCAACTCTACTGAAGCAGCCGCGAAATCCGGCGAACTCATGGAAGCCATTGTAGGTATTGTTGATGAGACAAACACTCAGGTCGAGTCCATTGCCGCAGCCAGTGAGGAGCAGTCCGCAGCATCCGAAGAAATCAACATGGCTATCAGCGATGTGGCACGGGTTGCCTCTGAAACATCTGAAGGTATGTCAGCATCAGCCCACGCGCTCAATGAAATAGCCAGTGTTGTCGAAGAACTGGATTCAATTGTACAAGGAATTTCATCCGGCAGGATAGTGGATACAAGCTCCGGTAAAATTGTTGAGTGGTCCGACGATCTTTCGGTGCATGTCCGTACCATTGACGAACATCACATGACCCTGCTTGACCTGATCAACGAGCTTTACAGGGCAATGCGCCAGCGCAAGGCGGACACTGTAATCGGCGAAGTCGCGGAAAGGCTGCTCGAGTACACTATCTACCACTTCGGGTACGAAGAAAAAATCTTTGACAAACACGGTTACCCGGAAAAAGAACCGCACAAGAAACTGCACAAGACTTTTATTCAAAAAATTGCGGATTTCAAAAAAGATGTTGATGCTGGTAAAGTCACATCATCAACAGAGATCATCCGTTTTCTCAAAGACTGGCTCATCAAGCACATCATGGTGGTGGATGCAAAATACACTGACTTCATGCATGAACACGGTTACCATTAA
- a CDS encoding phosphate acyltransferase produces the protein MTITSLDEIITAVRSHNRPARVAIAPCAEEFVIRSALTAHKEGIAEPVFIGNREKACSVAESNGLSIEGFEFYEENDDVKAVAAAVSLFREGKADLIMKGLVSTSVVLKAILNKQTGVPPKGIISHVSVFESSVSKRLILLTDAGVNIKPNLQRKADILRNALDVARKLGIEKPKAAILAATEKVNYPAMPATLDADILAKMGAEEAFGDAVVAGPLALDLAISQTAASCKGIDNPVAGCADILLAPEIESGNILYKALATIADKTMASVVVGCDVPIVVSSRGDSDSSKFHSIALACYLAEI, from the coding sequence ATGACAATCACATCATTAGATGAAATCATAACTGCTGTTCGCAGCCACAATAGGCCTGCACGTGTGGCAATTGCCCCCTGTGCGGAAGAGTTTGTCATCCGCTCCGCGCTCACTGCGCATAAAGAAGGCATTGCTGAACCTGTTTTCATCGGTAACCGGGAAAAAGCCTGTTCGGTGGCAGAATCAAACGGCCTGAGCATAGAAGGTTTTGAATTTTACGAAGAAAACGACGATGTAAAAGCTGTGGCAGCAGCAGTCTCCCTGTTCAGGGAAGGCAAAGCCGATCTGATCATGAAAGGATTGGTCAGCACAAGTGTGGTGCTTAAAGCCATACTCAACAAACAGACCGGGGTTCCGCCTAAAGGAATCATCAGCCACGTAAGTGTGTTCGAATCCTCAGTAAGCAAACGGCTTATCCTGCTGACCGACGCCGGGGTTAATATCAAACCAAATCTGCAACGCAAAGCGGACATACTGCGCAACGCACTTGACGTTGCCCGTAAACTGGGCATTGAAAAACCTAAAGCGGCTATTCTGGCAGCTACGGAAAAGGTAAATTATCCGGCAATGCCTGCCACCCTTGATGCTGACATCCTTGCTAAAATGGGAGCAGAAGAAGCTTTCGGAGATGCAGTTGTTGCAGGACCGCTCGCACTTGATCTGGCAATATCTCAAACAGCAGCTTCCTGCAAAGGGATAGACAACCCGGTTGCAGGCTGTGCCGACATCCTGCTCGCACCTGAAATAGAAAGCGGAAATATACTTTACAAAGCCCTGGCCACCATTGCGGATAAAACTATGGCAAGTGTTGTCGTTGGTTGTGATGTTCCCATTGTGGTTTCCTCTAGGGGAGACTCGGACAGTTCAAAATTTCATTCAATTGCACTGGCCTGCTATCTTGCCGAAATTTAA
- a CDS encoding transporter substrate-binding domain-containing protein, which translates to MKKVIVTIMISLLLMPTCAFAKKKLIFATDSFPPFYYPKNGSPAGIQYELAKIVFNRMNTNFKIIFVPWKRALMMAEAGKVDGVFGLRKTKERERWLIYPEEPLMHITAVIFKHADDPFEYKGISSLAGKTIGITKGYTYGKEFDESSLFIKEEVSDLHYNFLKLLAGRIDLVAAYRTVGIHTLNEMHIQDRVTICPEAVYLSPLYIGFSRKPGNGEISLEFSRILTELKKSDECAEIMRRIGVKPELISPCK; encoded by the coding sequence ATGAAAAAAGTCATCGTTACAATCATGATCAGCCTGTTACTGATGCCGACTTGCGCCTTTGCTAAAAAAAAACTCATTTTCGCCACAGATTCCTTTCCGCCGTTTTATTACCCAAAAAACGGATCACCGGCAGGAATACAATACGAACTTGCCAAAATAGTATTCAACAGAATGAATACCAACTTCAAAATCATATTTGTCCCTTGGAAACGCGCCCTGATGATGGCTGAAGCCGGTAAAGTGGACGGGGTTTTCGGTCTGCGCAAGACAAAGGAGAGGGAACGCTGGCTGATCTACCCGGAAGAACCGCTTATGCATATTACCGCGGTAATATTCAAACACGCCGACGACCCTTTTGAGTACAAAGGGATTTCATCTCTGGCAGGTAAAACAATAGGGATAACCAAAGGGTACACCTACGGAAAAGAATTCGATGAAAGTTCTCTCTTCATCAAAGAAGAGGTCAGCGACCTGCATTATAATTTTCTGAAACTTCTGGCCGGAAGAATTGACCTTGTGGCAGCATACCGGACAGTTGGAATACATACACTTAATGAGATGCATATACAGGACAGGGTAACAATATGCCCTGAGGCAGTATACTTAAGTCCGCTATACATCGGATTTTCGCGAAAACCTGGAAACGGCGAAATAAGTCTCGAATTCTCCCGCATCCTCACCGAATTAAAAAAATCGGACGAATGTGCCGAAATCATGCGCCGCATCGGCGTTAAACCGGAATTGATCTCTCCCTGCAAATAA